From the genome of Syntrophales bacterium, one region includes:
- a CDS encoding (Fe-S)-binding protein: MKDLKELKKIEQYADQCMKCGFCSFFCPVYQEERMEMGVARGKNYLVKQVLAGKQEFTEELGNIIGKCLLCKRCVAMCPAKTQIDRVVVGARAQMVREKGLGFAKNFVFRKIMSNRKAFGNYLRLAKSFQWLLPKTEGNIRHLPDFLKALGQGRNIPAIADKFLRDLVKPVNKPQNGQPAKMRVGFFMGCAMDFVYPELGLKIIDFLTKNGIEVVVPESQNCCGAAIYFSGDFETGRMLAEKNIEAFKDVDYIVTGCATCSSTLKDYQKYLPDTEDQKKRYEAFEKKVKDSTEFIVDVMKMPLEELKLKKEFAGKTATWHDPCHLVRYQNIKDQPRMILKALKDLKYVEMPNADMCCGMGGSFSVYHYDLTKKIADKKMDGIKATGADIVVTACPGCMINLIDNTLRHKMPQKVYHFLELVE; encoded by the coding sequence TTGAAAGACCTGAAAGAGCTTAAAAAAATAGAACAATACGCTGATCAGTGTATGAAATGTGGTTTTTGCAGTTTCTTCTGCCCTGTATATCAGGAAGAACGGATGGAGATGGGTGTTGCACGAGGGAAAAATTACCTCGTGAAACAGGTTCTCGCAGGCAAGCAGGAGTTTACCGAAGAACTGGGCAACATTATAGGCAAATGTCTTCTCTGCAAGCGGTGTGTTGCCATGTGCCCGGCGAAAACCCAGATTGACCGGGTTGTTGTGGGGGCAAGAGCCCAGATGGTCAGAGAAAAGGGATTGGGTTTTGCAAAGAACTTTGTTTTCCGGAAGATAATGTCCAACAGGAAGGCCTTTGGAAATTATCTGAGATTGGCAAAGTCATTCCAGTGGCTGCTTCCGAAGACAGAGGGCAATATCCGGCACTTGCCCGATTTTTTGAAGGCGCTTGGTCAGGGAAGGAATATCCCGGCCATAGCCGACAAGTTTTTGCGTGATCTGGTTAAACCTGTCAATAAGCCTCAGAACGGTCAGCCCGCAAAAATGAGGGTCGGCTTCTTCATGGGATGTGCCATGGACTTTGTCTATCCTGAACTGGGTCTGAAGATTATTGATTTCCTGACAAAAAATGGCATTGAGGTGGTTGTTCCCGAAAGTCAGAACTGCTGCGGTGCGGCCATATATTTCAGCGGAGACTTCGAGACAGGCAGAATGCTGGCAGAAAAAAACATCGAAGCATTTAAAGATGTTGATTATATCGTAACGGGTTGTGCTACATGCAGTTCCACTCTGAAAGATTATCAGAAGTACCTTCCGGACACTGAAGACCAGAAAAAAAGATATGAAGCATTTGAAAAGAAGGTCAAAGACAGCACCGAGTTTATTGTTGATGTTATGAAGATGCCGCTGGAAGAACTCAAACTGAAAAAGGAATTTGCAGGTAAGACGGCCACATGGCACGACCCTTGCCATCTGGTAAGGTATCAGAACATTAAAGACCAGCCGAGGATGATCCTGAAGGCATTAAAGGACTTGAAGTATGTTGAAATGCCTAATGCCGATATGTGCTGCGGTATGGGAGGTTCCTTCAGCGTTTATCACTATGACCTTACCAAGAAGATTGCCGATAAAAAAATGGATGGCATCAAGGCAACGGGTGCAGATATAGTTGTTACTGCCTGTCCTGGTTGCATGATAAATTTAATCGACAACACGCTGAGGCATAAGATGCCGCAGAAGGTGTACCATTTTCTGGAGCTTGTTGAGTAA
- a CDS encoding FAD-binding protein: protein MISESLIGEFQKIVGKENVLTTPEALKAYSYDGTTNWIHEPDVVVFPTTTQAVSEIMKIANAEKIPVTPRGGGTNVSGGSVPWHGGIVLCTTKMNKILKVDKENLTATVEPGVVLQELTLRLAKDGLFFPPDPQSFLGATLGGIIAENAGGPACVKYGVTKQYILGIEVVLPNGEIVSLGGRTLKNVVGYDLLHIFISSEGTLGVVTRAELKLNPIPPAKRTIMAVYADIAVAGESVFRVLENGIIPGKIELLDNWVINRIEEMMPMGLPKDADAVLLFEVDGIEEAVAKETEKIIDIVRKYGAVDVRAAKDQAEADKFWMGRKAGFAAIFGKAKTVFAEDVTVPRGNIPALINKCKELAKKYNVEIVVLGHAGDGNLHPAILTDINNKEHYARAVSAMDGIIESAVELGGVLSGEHGIGLEKQKFFMRVTNPVVVKMMKDVKALFDPNNIMNPGKIWD from the coding sequence ATGATAAGCGAATCATTGATAGGTGAATTTCAAAAGATTGTTGGTAAAGAGAATGTCCTCACGACGCCTGAGGCGTTGAAGGCATATTCCTATGACGGGACCACAAACTGGATACATGAGCCCGATGTAGTGGTATTCCCCACCACCACGCAAGCAGTTTCTGAGATTATGAAGATTGCCAATGCTGAAAAAATCCCCGTAACTCCCAGGGGTGGGGGCACAAACGTGAGCGGTGGATCTGTTCCCTGGCACGGCGGAATTGTTCTCTGCACGACGAAGATGAACAAGATATTGAAAGTGGACAAAGAGAACCTTACCGCCACCGTGGAGCCCGGGGTTGTTCTTCAGGAACTGACGCTCAGGCTCGCGAAGGATGGTCTTTTCTTCCCACCTGACCCCCAGAGTTTCCTGGGTGCAACCCTCGGCGGCATTATTGCCGAGAATGCCGGTGGCCCCGCGTGCGTCAAATATGGCGTAACAAAGCAGTATATCCTGGGTATTGAAGTGGTATTGCCTAACGGTGAAATTGTCAGCCTCGGCGGCCGGACATTGAAGAACGTCGTGGGTTATGACCTGCTTCATATCTTTATCAGTTCCGAAGGCACTCTTGGTGTGGTAACAAGGGCAGAGTTAAAACTTAACCCCATTCCTCCTGCAAAAAGGACGATCATGGCGGTGTACGCAGATATAGCAGTCGCCGGCGAGAGTGTATTCAGGGTTCTCGAAAATGGGATAATCCCCGGCAAGATAGAACTTCTCGATAACTGGGTAATCAACAGGATTGAAGAGATGATGCCGATGGGGCTTCCGAAGGACGCAGACGCGGTGCTCCTTTTCGAAGTTGACGGCATTGAAGAAGCCGTTGCCAAGGAAACCGAAAAGATTATTGATATTGTCAGGAAATATGGCGCTGTGGATGTAAGGGCTGCGAAGGATCAGGCTGAGGCCGACAAGTTTTGGATGGGAAGAAAGGCAGGCTTTGCGGCGATTTTCGGCAAAGCAAAAACGGTTTTCGCAGAAGACGTGACCGTGCCGAGGGGAAACATACCCGCCCTTATCAATAAATGTAAGGAATTGGCAAAGAAGTACAATGTTGAGATCGTTGTGCTTGGTCATGCAGGCGATGGAAACCTCCATCCGGCAATACTCACTGACATCAACAATAAGGAACATTATGCCAGGGCAGTTAGCGCGATGGACGGAATCATTGAGAGCGCTGTCGAACTCGGTGGTGTACTCTCGGGGGAACATGGCATAGGCCTTGAAAAGCAGAAATTCTTCATGAGGGTCACGAACCCTGTCGTTGTAAAAATGATGAAGGATGTGAAGGCGCTTTTTGATCCTAACAATATCATGAACCCGGGCAAGATCTGGGATTAG
- a CDS encoding 2-hydroxyacyl-CoA dehydratase family protein: MNEEKKPARKKIHSTTEMNRIMAEYFYELDNAAKTGEKKIAWCTSVGPAEILRAMGFLVYFPENHAAMLGATRMSTDVIPLANARGYSPDICSYLTADIGAYIAGVTPLSKAYKGIEKVPKPDVLVYNTNQCRDVQDWFMWYAQMFKVPLIGINTHLGIRDVNDAHVASIVKQMEDLIKPLSAVSGKKFDLDELKQVVALSRACSDSWKKVLDTAAAVPSPITFFDGTIHMGPAVVLRGTKQAVDYYNLLLAELNERIRNKESALENERFRLYWDGMPVWGRLSDHAALFANLNTNVLASTYCNSWIFTDFDAADPFTSMARAYTKLFIVRSDEPKEQYIKDMLKFFKIDGIIYHDAKTCPNNSNCRYGMPKRLEEETKIPSLTLNGDLNDLRCVSDEQNKTNIEAFIEQLEESKPGL, encoded by the coding sequence ATGAATGAAGAGAAAAAACCGGCAAGAAAAAAGATCCATTCCACTACCGAGATGAACAGGATCATGGCCGAATATTTTTACGAACTCGATAATGCCGCCAAAACGGGTGAAAAAAAGATTGCCTGGTGCACCAGCGTCGGACCGGCCGAAATTCTCAGAGCCATGGGTTTCCTGGTTTACTTTCCGGAAAACCACGCCGCCATGCTGGGCGCAACCCGCATGTCCACGGATGTCATCCCTCTGGCCAACGCCCGGGGTTATTCTCCCGATATCTGCTCCTATCTTACGGCAGACATAGGCGCCTACATCGCCGGTGTGACGCCCCTTTCCAAGGCCTACAAGGGCATCGAAAAAGTTCCCAAACCCGATGTGCTGGTCTATAATACGAATCAGTGCCGCGATGTTCAGGACTGGTTTATGTGGTATGCTCAGATGTTTAAAGTCCCCCTGATCGGCATCAACACCCACCTGGGCATACGTGATGTGAACGATGCCCACGTAGCATCCATTGTCAAACAGATGGAGGATCTCATCAAACCGTTATCGGCAGTATCGGGTAAAAAATTCGATCTCGACGAATTGAAGCAGGTAGTGGCGCTTTCCCGCGCCTGCTCGGACAGTTGGAAAAAGGTCCTGGACACTGCCGCAGCAGTGCCTTCCCCGATAACTTTTTTTGACGGTACAATCCATATGGGTCCGGCCGTGGTGCTCAGAGGAACCAAGCAGGCAGTGGATTACTACAATCTCCTCCTGGCGGAGTTGAATGAGCGGATCAGGAACAAGGAAAGCGCTCTGGAAAATGAACGTTTTCGACTTTATTGGGATGGGATGCCGGTCTGGGGACGGCTGAGCGACCATGCCGCCCTTTTTGCCAACCTGAACACCAACGTGCTGGCTTCAACATATTGCAATAGCTGGATATTCACAGATTTCGATGCTGCCGATCCCTTTACGAGCATGGCCCGGGCCTACACCAAACTGTTTATCGTAAGATCCGACGAGCCCAAGGAGCAATACATCAAAGATATGCTGAAGTTCTTCAAGATCGACGGCATCATCTACCACGACGCAAAAACCTGCCCGAACAACTCCAATTGCCGTTATGGCATGCCCAAAAGGCTGGAAGAAGAAACAAAAATACCAAGCCTGACGCTCAATGGCGACTTGAATGATCTGCGCTGCGTCTCCGATGAGCAGAACAAGACAAATATAGAGGCTTTCATCGAACAACTGGAGGAAAGCAAACCGGGTCTTTGA
- a CDS encoding acyl-CoA dehydratase activase produces the protein MNAKKVFVGIDIGASRTKVALIDAAGSLIGYAVEKSGTDFSAAAEKCLDSSLAMAKSSRKDIVHTISTGYGRKNVSFSNAAKTEISCHGKGCFHYFPLAIAIIDIGGQDNKIIKLDSEGRRLSFKMNRKCAAGTGAFLEEMSARLDIPLENMDSLARQSGHMVELGSFCTVFSGTEVLEKIRQGEKVTDITKGLFLSVIKRVLEMDSLSENVVMTGGVVAHNPYIVTMAEEILKKKILVPEHPQLTGAIGAALYASEAQI, from the coding sequence TTGAATGCTAAAAAAGTTTTTGTCGGCATTGATATAGGGGCGTCCAGGACCAAAGTAGCCTTGATCGATGCTGCGGGCAGTCTTATCGGGTATGCCGTGGAAAAATCAGGAACAGATTTTTCCGCAGCGGCGGAAAAATGCCTCGATTCTTCCTTAGCCATGGCAAAATCGTCAAGAAAAGATATCGTCCATACCATTTCCACCGGGTACGGCCGAAAAAACGTGTCTTTCTCCAATGCTGCCAAGACAGAAATCAGTTGTCATGGGAAAGGATGCTTCCACTATTTTCCCCTGGCCATAGCCATTATCGATATCGGGGGACAGGATAACAAAATTATCAAGCTCGACAGCGAGGGGCGCAGGCTGAGTTTCAAGATGAACCGCAAATGCGCCGCCGGTACGGGCGCTTTTCTGGAAGAGATGTCCGCCCGTCTGGACATACCCTTGGAAAACATGGACAGCTTGGCGAGGCAATCCGGGCATATGGTCGAACTGGGAAGCTTCTGCACCGTATTCTCGGGTACGGAAGTATTGGAAAAAATACGGCAGGGAGAAAAAGTGACCGACATCACCAAGGGCCTTTTCCTGTCTGTCATAAAGAGGGTGCTGGAAATGGATTCTCTCTCGGAAAATGTCGTTATGACAGGGGGCGTAGTAGCTCACAACCCCTATATCGTAACCATGGCTGAAGAAATTCTCAAAAAAAAGATCCTGGTTCCTGAACATCCCCAGCTTACAGGCGCTATCGGGGCAGCTCTTTACGCGAGCGAAGCACAAATCTGA
- a CDS encoding type II toxin-antitoxin system PemK/MazF family toxin yields MAMVVNRFDVFLINLDPTVGSEIQKTRPCVIISPDEMNRHIQTVIVAPMTTAGKEYPTRIACVFESRKGHIVLDQLRTIDKRRLIKRLGSLDSEIHFKVISVLQRLFAF; encoded by the coding sequence ATGGCAATGGTAGTGAATCGGTTCGATGTGTTTTTAATCAATCTTGATCCTACTGTTGGTTCTGAAATTCAGAAAACACGACCATGTGTGATTATTTCACCGGACGAAATGAACCGGCATATCCAAACCGTCATAGTTGCCCCGATGACGACGGCGGGGAAGGAATATCCAACAAGAATAGCTTGCGTATTTGAGAGCAGGAAAGGACATATAGTGTTGGATCAGCTACGGACAATAGACAAAAGGCGACTTATAAAAAGACTCGGCTCTCTTGATTCAGAAATCCATTTTAAGGTTATTTCCGTTTTACAGCGGTTATTTGCATTCTAA
- a CDS encoding AbrB/MazE/SpoVT family DNA-binding domain-containing protein: protein MRAHVVKIGNSQGIRIPKPLLDQTGIIDYVELEVEKTKIIIRPISNPRSGWDNAFRIMAPKGHDALIDENDNIANSWDEEEWQW, encoded by the coding sequence ATGAGAGCGCATGTTGTAAAAATAGGTAATTCTCAGGGGATCCGCATTCCCAAACCATTACTTGATCAAACGGGAATTATCGATTATGTTGAGCTTGAGGTGGAGAAAACCAAAATCATTATTCGTCCGATCTCAAATCCAAGGTCGGGTTGGGATAATGCTTTCAGAATAATGGCCCCAAAAGGTCATGATGCATTGATCGACGAAAATGACAATATTGCAAATTCCTGGGATGAAGAGGAATGGCAATGGTAG
- a CDS encoding type II toxin-antitoxin system HicB family antitoxin, which yields MRAEFTAIIEPAPEGGYWAICPEVPGANGQGETIEEAKNNLREAIELILDDRKADILRGLPDDAIQEKVMIG from the coding sequence ATGAGGGCAGAATTTACAGCAATAATTGAACCGGCACCCGAGGGTGGCTACTGGGCTATCTGTCCGGAAGTTCCTGGAGCCAATGGCCAGGGCGAAACAATCGAGGAAGCAAAGAATAATCTTCGCGAGGCGATTGAGTTGATTTTAGATGACCGGAAGGCTGATATTCTTCGAGGGCTTCCCGATGACGCCATTCAAGAAAAGGTGATGATCGGATGA
- a CDS encoding DUF4160 domain-containing protein, which produces MPEICRFFGIVIKMFFDDHNPPHFHAEYSGDVALIDIRNLSVFSGNLPPRVKGFVIEWATIHQQELIDDWEKAQTQQDLLNIAPLT; this is translated from the coding sequence ATGCCTGAAATCTGCCGCTTTTTCGGAATCGTTATCAAAATGTTCTTTGACGATCACAACCCACCTCATTTCCATGCGGAGTACAGCGGCGACGTGGCTCTAATCGATATTCGCAACTTATCGGTTTTTTCGGGTAACTTGCCGCCTCGCGTGAAGGGGTTTGTGATCGAATGGGCAACGATTCACCAGCAGGAACTCATTGATGACTGGGAAAAGGCACAGACTCAACAGGACCTTTTGAATATTGCCCCGCTCACATAA
- a CDS encoding DUF2442 domain-containing protein translates to MVKITKVSVIKNYRLEVTFDDGVWGVVDLSDLVGKGVFTLWRDPHIFDQVQIGSFGELVWLDKIDLCPDSLYLKVTGKKPEDVFPTLRCEPIYA, encoded by the coding sequence ATGGTTAAAATCACCAAGGTGTCCGTAATAAAAAATTATCGCCTTGAAGTGACTTTTGATGACGGTGTGTGGGGGGTGGTTGACCTCTCTGATTTGGTCGGCAAAGGTGTTTTCACCTTGTGGCGTGATCCACATATTTTCGATCAGGTTCAAATCGGTTCATTCGGCGAGCTTGTCTGGCTCGACAAAATTGATCTCTGCCCTGACTCCTTGTACCTCAAAGTAACGGGAAAGAAACCGGAAGACGTTTTTCCCACCTTACGTTGCGAGCCCATTTATGCCTGA
- a CDS encoding BrnA antitoxin family protein translates to MMKNNKTIPNFKNADEERDFWVNHSPLDYFDIKDFKRASFPKLKLSVKSISIRLPEDMLAELKTLANKKDIPYQSLAKIYLSRQISLERGSLDGYGLEK, encoded by the coding sequence ATGATGAAAAATAACAAAACTATTCCAAACTTTAAAAATGCAGACGAGGAGAGAGATTTCTGGGTAAATCATTCTCCCCTTGATTATTTTGATATTAAAGATTTCAAGAGGGCATCTTTTCCCAAACTAAAGCTATCGGTGAAGTCGATTTCAATTCGACTGCCGGAGGATATGCTTGCGGAACTAAAGACTCTTGCGAACAAAAAGGATATCCCTTACCAAAGCTTGGCAAAAATTTACCTTTCCAGACAAATTTCTTTAGAGCGTGGATCGCTGGATGGATATGGCCTTGAAAAATAA
- a CDS encoding BrnT family toxin has product MEKIFEQFLGFQWDAGNINKNFLKHNIENWECEQVFFNRPLFVLDDPKHSVSENRWAAFGKMDTDRFLVIVFTKRNNLIRIISAQDMNKRERKFYDEK; this is encoded by the coding sequence ATGGAAAAGATATTTGAACAATTTTTAGGCTTCCAATGGGATGCAGGGAATATAAATAAAAACTTCCTCAAGCATAATATTGAAAACTGGGAATGCGAACAGGTGTTTTTTAATAGGCCTCTTTTTGTCCTTGACGATCCAAAGCATTCTGTTTCTGAAAACCGTTGGGCTGCTTTTGGGAAAATGGACACAGATCGTTTTCTTGTCATTGTATTTACCAAGAGGAATAACCTGATCAGAATAATCTCTGCCCAGGATATGAATAAAAGAGAGAGGAAATTTTATGATGAAAAATAA
- a CDS encoding PAS domain S-box protein, whose product METIQDSVGMPAEEISSLRLRIVELERAVSAERLHAEEDLRCSDDKYRIILDNMEEAYFELDLAGNITFFNNSTLTMLGYDRSELLGMNYRNYVSPDTDVELYDIFNRIYKTGKPAEIFGYPVLRKDGTVRFREMSASLRRDYADRPIGFRCLARDVTKRKLAEDALKQRDGELEIKSRSLAESNTALKVLLKQREEDRVELERNVLSNVREIVMPYIEELKKSPLNPGQAAMVETLEANLLNIVSPFLRNLTLTQFNLTAREFRVANLVKEGRTTKEISDMLNISPGAVNFHRNGIRKKLNLNTKKINLRSYLLSLA is encoded by the coding sequence ATGGAAACCATACAGGATAGTGTCGGGATGCCAGCGGAGGAGATATCTTCCCTGCGCCTGCGGATAGTCGAACTTGAGAGGGCGGTGAGCGCCGAAAGATTGCATGCCGAAGAGGATTTGCGATGCAGCGATGATAAATATCGTATTATTCTCGATAATATGGAAGAGGCGTATTTCGAGCTTGACCTGGCCGGGAATATCACCTTCTTCAACAATTCGACATTGACAATGCTCGGCTACGACCGGAGCGAGCTGCTGGGGATGAATTACCGCAATTACGTGTCCCCCGATACGGACGTGGAACTGTACGACATTTTTAACAGAATTTACAAAACAGGAAAACCTGCGGAAATATTCGGCTATCCGGTTCTGCGGAAGGATGGGACTGTCCGGTTCCGGGAGATGTCGGCATCTCTTCGCAGGGATTACGCCGATCGCCCTATCGGCTTTCGGTGCCTCGCCCGCGATGTGACAAAACGAAAGTTGGCGGAAGATGCGTTGAAGCAGCGGGATGGCGAGTTGGAGATAAAATCCCGTTCTCTTGCGGAATCCAACACGGCCTTGAAGGTCTTATTGAAGCAGCGGGAAGAGGATCGGGTGGAACTCGAACGGAATGTGCTGTCCAATGTCCGTGAGATAGTCATGCCCTATATCGAAGAGCTGAAGAAAAGCCCCCTGAATCCGGGGCAGGCGGCAATGGTCGAGACACTGGAAGCGAATCTGCTGAACATAGTTTCCCCATTTTTACGCAACCTGACGCTTACACAATTCAATCTTACCGCACGGGAGTTCCGGGTGGCGAATCTCGTCAAAGAGGGACGAACCACGAAAGAAATATCCGACATGTTGAATATCTCGCCGGGGGCGGTCAATTTTCATCGCAACGGTATCCGAAAAAAACTGAACCTGAACACAAAAAAAATCAATCTCCGTTCGTATCTGCTTTCCCTGGCATAA